A single region of the Phoenix dactylifera cultivar Barhee BC4 unplaced genomic scaffold, palm_55x_up_171113_PBpolish2nd_filt_p 000930F, whole genome shotgun sequence genome encodes:
- the LOC120107628 gene encoding leucine-rich repeat receptor-like serine/threonine/tyrosine-protein kinase SOBIR1 codes for MVTLLPLPVIFLSLITSCNGSRSIRSPNKSFIKTTMFYTPAEKSSVPSSDQKFHINPIGVAVGFLTPILLFLCWLAVRYWRRNKSCNKVGDDSRPTLFTPMIRSIDLSFLEKLEQGGLQLEIVGRGGCGEVYKAELRNGVRRMKIAIKRIMQPAIDAGELCEGETKFLNLQMQQIRSEIQTVGQLGHPNILPLLAHVSRPNCHYLVYEFMKNGSLHDALKGASDGSKNLEWPIRYKIALGVAAGLEYLHIARRPRIFHRDLKPANILLDDDLNARISDFGLAKLVPDSIRSARRSKVAGTIGYIAPEYYQTLMFTDKCDVYSFGVVLAVLVSGKFPTDEFFQGTDELCIVKWVRNAIRSDDPRVAIDRKLLGNGFEEQMLLVLKIACFCTYDDPMERPNSRDIHCMLSQIKH; via the coding sequence ATGGTCACCCTTCTTCCTCTGCCTGTCATCTTCCTCTCTCTAATCACCTCTTGTAATGGTAGCAGGAGTATTAGAAGTCCAAACAAAAGCTTCATCAAAACCACCATGTTTTACACACCTGCAGAGAAATCAAGTGTTCCTTCATCGGATCAGAAATTTCATATCAATCCTATAGGAGTTGCAGTTGGTTTTCTAACACCTATCCTTTTGTTTCTATGCTGGTTGGCTGTAAGATATTGGAGGAGGAACAAAAGCTGTAACAAAGTTGGTGATGACTCTCGGCCGACATTATTCACCCCAATGATCAGGTCCATTGATCTCTCCTTCTTGGAAAAGCTGGAACAAGGTGGCCTCCAGTTGGAGATCGTTGGTCGTGGGGGGTGCGGCGAGGTCTACAAAGCTGAGTTACGCAATGGAGTGAGAAGAATgaagattgcaatcaagaggATAATGCAACCAGCAATTGATGCAGGAGAGCTCTGTGAAGGGGAAACCAAATTCCTGAACCTTCAGATGCAGCAAATCAGATCAGAAATCCAAACAGTTGGTCAACTGGGACACCCAAATATTCTGCCTCTCTTAGCTCATGTGTCACGGCCAAACTGCCACTACCTTGTCTACGAGTTCATGAAAAATGGAAGCTTGCATGATGCCCTCAAGGGTGCTTCCGATGGATCGAAAAACCTGGAATGGCCGATCCGATATAAAATCGCACTTGGTGTTGCTGCCGGCCTTGAGTATCTTCATATAGCACGTAGGCCACGCATATTTCATAGAGATTTGAAACCTGCAAACATATTGCTTGACGATGATCTAAATGCTCGGATCTCCGACTTCGGGCTTGCGAAATTGGTGCCAGACTCGATCAGGAGTGCAAGGAGATCGAAGGTGGCAGGAACGATAGGTTACATCGCACCTGAATATTATCAGACGCTGATGTTTACCGATAAATGTGATGTATACAGCTTTGGGGTGGTTCTTGCAGTACTGGTCAGTGGCAAGTTTCCAACTGATGAATTCTTTCAGGGAACAGATGAGTTGTGCATTGTGAAATGGGTTCGGAATGCGATCAGGTCAGATGACCCGAGGGTGGCCATAGACCGGAAGCTGTTGGGGAATGGGTTCGAGGAGCAGATGCTGCTGGTTTTGAAAATTGCTTGCTTTTGTACTTATGATGATCCAATGGAAAGGCCAAATAGCAGGGATATCCATTGTATGCTATCTCAAATTAAGCATTAA
- the LOC103709938 gene encoding LOW QUALITY PROTEIN: leucine-rich repeat receptor-like serine/threonine/tyrosine-protein kinase SOBIR1 (The sequence of the model RefSeq protein was modified relative to this genomic sequence to represent the inferred CDS: inserted 1 base in 1 codon) encodes MAKKGGDPPISSTAVPSPSISPSRRSNFSTTHSPLIAPPNSHLHASRKLTMAIRLLLVLLLLSAATLAVADAGIDSDSLRRFLSDLGHTVSEDPCLIRGVTCDAGGAATRIALSDTGLAGFLSPAVGRLPALRELSLPGNSLTGGLPRELARCRALRVLDLHANRLSGEVPRELASLSNLRSLDLSSNRLYGDLSFLRRFPYLENLSLAGNLFSGPVPRSLKFFPKLRHLDLSNNPNLIAQPASDNSPGRRSLLPSHNSTNNSSSTHSNSSRNSNSSATATAPAPAPSSSHRHHHRHKHRVRNWIIGFLVGSVAGIFSGLAISILFRLLINCIRGRYKNPGGPSIFSPIIKRAEHLAFLEKEDGLASLEVIGRGGCGEVYKAQLPGTPEKPGREIAIKKVRRRTLDNTEPTDEESRLLDKWMRQIRSEIRTVGYIRHRNLLPLLAHVSLPDCHYLIYEYMKNGSLQDVLKEVSEGRRDLDWLARHKISTGIAAGLEYLHIHHKPQIIHRDLKPGNILLDDDMEARIADFGLAKEMPDANTHITTSNLAGTVGYIAPEYHQTLKFTAKCDIFSFGVILAVLVIGKLPXDDFFQDTHEMSLVKWVRNMMNSLNPRAAIDTKLVGNGFEEQMLLVLRIACFCTVDDPKARPSSKEIRTMLSQIKHQ; translated from the exons ATGGCCAAGAAGGGAGGTGAT CCGCCCATTTCTTCCACGGCCGTTCCATCACCGTCCATTTCCCCCTCCCGGCGCTCGAACTTTTCCACAACCCATTCCCCTTTAATTGCACCGCCAAATTCACACCTCCATGCCAGTCGCAAATTAACCATGGCTATACgtctcctcctcgtcctcctcctcctctcggcCGCCACCCTCGCCGTCGCCGACGCCGGCATCGACTCCGACTCCCTCCGCCGATTTCTTTCCGATCTCGGCCACACCGTATCCGAGGACCCCTGCCTCATCCGGGGCGTGACCTGCGACGCCGGCGGCGCCGCCACCCGCATCGCCCTCTCCGACACCGGCCTCGCCGGTTTTCTCTCCCCCGCCGTCGGCCGCCTCCCCGCCCTTCGCGAGCTCTCCCTCCCCGGCAACAGCCTCACCGGCGGCCTACCCCGCGAGCTCGCCCGCTGCCGCGCCCTCCGCGTGCTCGACCTCCACGCCAACCGCCTCTCCGGCGAGGTGCCCCGCGAGCTCGCCTCCCTCTCCAACCTCCGCTCCCTCGACCTGTCCTCCAACCGCCTCTACGGCGACCTCTCCTTCCTCCGCCGCTTCCCCTACCTCGAGAACCTCTCCCTCGCCGGCAACCTCTTCTCCGGCCCCGTCCCCCGTTCTCTCAAATTCTTCCCCAAGCTCCGCCATCTCGACCTGTCCAACAACCCCAACCTCATCGCCCAACCAGCCTCTGACAACTCCCCCGGGCGCCGGAGCCTCCTCCCGAGCCACAATTCAACCAACAATTCTTCATCAACACACAGCAATTCTTCAAGAAACAGCAATTCCTCAGCCACCGCCacggcgccggcgccggcgccATCATCATCGCATCGGCATCATCACAGGCACAAGCACCGTGTGCGTAACTGGATCATCGGCTTCCTTGTCGGCTCGGTGGCCGGCATATTCTCCGGTCTCGCTATCTCCATCCTCTTCCGGCTGCTGATTAACTGCATCCGGGGCCGGTACAAGAATCCAGGAGGGCCATCCATCTTCAGCCCGATCATCAAGCGCGCCGAACACCTCGCATTCTTGGAGAAGGAGGATGGACTCGCTTCTTTGGAGGTCATCGGCCGGGGCGGCTGTGGCGAGGTCTACAAGGCCCAGCTCCCAGGTACGCCGGAGAAACCCGGGAGGGAGATCGCTATCAAGAAGGTCAGGAGGAGGACACTTGACAATACCGAACCTACTGATGAGGAGAGCAGGCTGCTCGACAAGTGGATGCGTCAGATCCGGTCGGAGATTCGGACCGTCGGCTATATCCGTCACCGGAATTTGCTACCGCTGCTGGCTCATGTTTCCCTCCCGGATTGCCATTACTTGATCTATGAGTACATGAAGAATGGAAGCCTTCAGGATGTGCTCAAGGAGGTCTCGGAGGGCCGGCGAGATCTGGACTGGCTAGCAAGGCACAAGATATCCACCGGAATCGCTGCCGGCTTGGAGTATCTTCATATCCACCACAAGCCTCAGATAATTCACCGAGATCTCAAGCCAGGAAATATTTTGCTGGATGATGACATGGAGGCGAGGATAGCAGACTTTGGTTTAGCCAAGGAGATGCCTGACGCCAACACTCATATAACCACCTCGAACCTTGCCGGGACCGTGGGGTATATTGCACCGGAGTATCACCAGACGCTGAAGTTCACAGCGAAGTGTGATATCTTCAGTTTTGGAGTGATTTTGGCAGTGCTGGTGATTGGTAAGTTGC TCGATGACTTCTTCCAGGACACGCATGAAATGAGCTTGGTGAAGTGGGTGAGGAACATGATGAACTCGTTAAACCCGCGGGCAGCGATAGATACGAAGCTGGTGGGGAATGGGTTTGAAGAGCAGATGTTGCTGGTGCTTAGGATTGCTTGTTTTTGCACAGTGGATGACCCGAAGGCAAGGCCTAGCAGCAAGGAGATCAGGACCATGCTGTCGCAAATAAAGCACCAGTAA